A window of the Streptomyces luomodiensis genome harbors these coding sequences:
- a CDS encoding PLP-dependent cysteine synthase family protein, producing MDGTAGGITETIDVDRSDHGYRGWLKEAVRKVQADAQRSADTHLLSFPLPERWGIDLYLKDESTHPTGSLKHRLARSLFLYGLCNGWIRPGKPVIEASSGSTAVSEAYFAKLIGVPFIAVMPRTTSREKCRLIEFHGGQCHFVDDPRTMYEESITLAAESGGHYMDQFTYAERATDWRGNNNIAESIYQQLRLERYPEPAWVVATAGTGGTSATIARYVHYMQYDTRVCVADPENSCFFDGWVHHDTGASSDHGSRIEGIGRPRMEPSFVPGAIDRMMKVPDAASVAAVRALERVIGRRAGGSTGTGLWSALRIVAEMVAAGRTGSVVTLLCDPGERYLDKYYSDAWLEEQGLDIEPHAKTLDVFLATGTWTD from the coding sequence TTGGACGGCACGGCGGGCGGAATCACCGAGACGATCGACGTGGACCGCAGCGACCACGGCTACCGCGGGTGGCTGAAGGAGGCGGTCCGCAAGGTGCAGGCGGACGCCCAGCGGTCCGCGGACACCCATCTGCTGAGCTTCCCGCTGCCCGAGCGCTGGGGGATCGACCTCTACCTCAAGGACGAGTCCACCCACCCCACGGGGAGTCTCAAGCACCGTCTGGCACGTTCGCTGTTCCTCTACGGGCTGTGCAACGGCTGGATCCGGCCGGGCAAGCCCGTGATCGAGGCATCCAGCGGCTCGACCGCCGTATCCGAGGCGTACTTCGCCAAGCTGATCGGAGTGCCCTTCATCGCGGTGATGCCCCGCACGACCAGCCGGGAGAAGTGCCGCCTGATCGAATTCCATGGCGGCCAATGCCATTTCGTGGACGACCCGCGGACGATGTACGAGGAGTCCATCACCCTCGCGGCGGAGTCCGGGGGCCACTACATGGACCAGTTCACCTACGCCGAGCGGGCCACGGACTGGCGCGGCAACAACAACATCGCCGAGTCGATCTATCAGCAGCTGCGTCTGGAGCGCTATCCCGAACCGGCGTGGGTCGTGGCCACGGCGGGTACCGGCGGCACCTCGGCGACCATCGCCCGCTACGTCCACTACATGCAGTACGACACCCGGGTGTGCGTCGCCGACCCGGAGAACTCCTGCTTCTTCGACGGCTGGGTGCACCACGACACCGGTGCCTCCAGCGACCACGGCTCACGCATCGAGGGCATCGGCCGCCCCCGGATGGAGCCCAGCTTCGTACCGGGCGCGATCGACCGGATGATGAAGGTCCCGGACGCGGCGAGCGTCGCGGCCGTCCGCGCCCTGGAGCGGGTCATCGGCCGCAGGGCGGGCGGCTCCACGGGGACCGGGCTGTGGAGCGCGCTGCGGATCGTCGCCGAGATGGTCGCCGCGGGGCGGACCGGGAGCGTGGTGACGCTGTTGTGCGATCCGGGGGAGCGGTATCTGGACAAGTACTACTCGGACGCGTGGCTGGAGGAGCAGGGACTGGACATCGAGCCCCATGCGAAGACGCTCGACGTCTTTCTCGCCACCGGCACCTGGACCGACTGA